A region from the Oceanidesulfovibrio marinus genome encodes:
- a CDS encoding ABC transporter ATP-binding protein, with protein MLLEIENLKVRYGTIEALHGISFSVDKGEIVALLGANGAGKTTTLHSIMRLPPPEAPKVVEGDIRFRGQSILTTEPYDVVRKMNMNLVPEGRHIFGNLSVYENLWIATTARTDGQENIDKDFERVFSLFPRLAERKRQQSESLSGGEQQMLAVGRALMSKCDVILLDEPSMGLAPLLMYELFRTLKQLNEEGMTILVVEQNARVALQFAHRGYVLDTGEIVAEGPSATLMEDPEVKKAYLGG; from the coding sequence ATGCTGCTCGAAATCGAAAATCTCAAGGTCCGTTACGGAACCATCGAGGCGCTGCACGGGATATCCTTTTCCGTGGACAAGGGCGAGATCGTCGCGCTGCTCGGCGCCAACGGCGCCGGCAAGACCACCACGCTGCACTCCATCATGCGCCTCCCTCCGCCGGAAGCGCCCAAGGTGGTGGAAGGCGACATCCGCTTCCGCGGCCAGTCCATCCTGACCACCGAGCCGTACGACGTGGTGCGCAAGATGAACATGAACCTCGTGCCCGAGGGCCGGCATATCTTCGGCAACCTCTCCGTGTACGAGAACCTCTGGATCGCCACCACCGCGCGCACCGATGGCCAGGAAAACATAGACAAGGACTTCGAGCGGGTCTTCTCGCTCTTTCCCAGACTGGCCGAACGCAAACGCCAGCAGAGCGAGTCCCTCTCCGGCGGTGAGCAGCAGATGCTCGCCGTGGGCCGCGCCCTCATGTCCAAGTGCGACGTCATCCTGCTGGACGAACCCTCCATGGGCCTGGCCCCGCTGCTCATGTACGAGCTGTTTCGCACCCTCAAGCAGCTCAACGAGGAAGGCATGACCATCCTCGTCGTGGAGCAGAACGCCCGCGTCGCCCTCCAGTTCGCCCACCGCGGCTACGTGCTTGATACCGGCGAGATCGTGGCCGAAGGCCCGTCCGCAACGCTCATGGAAGACCCCGAGGTCAAAAAAGCCTACCTCGGCGGCTAG
- a CDS encoding ABC transporter ATP-binding protein translates to MSLLEIQNMTQRFGGLTAVSDFSVRLEERQLCGLIGPNGAGKTTIFNLVSGFYTPTVGDIYFAGEKITGKKPHKVTGKGVARTFQNIRLWHDMTVLDNIRVSQHYHLGYGFLDSVLRSPRYNRRTQEIDDWAFEILEALDLARYAEEFPKNLPYGLRRRVEIARALSTKPKLLLLDEPAAGLNTADLDGLISLIRWIFEKFDISIWMIEHQMQVVMTLCQHIQVIDFGATIAQGSPKEIQNNPEVIRAYLGDDTI, encoded by the coding sequence ATGAGTCTGCTCGAAATACAGAACATGACACAACGGTTCGGCGGCCTCACGGCGGTCTCCGATTTCAGCGTGCGCCTGGAGGAACGGCAGCTCTGCGGCCTCATCGGCCCCAACGGCGCCGGCAAGACCACCATCTTCAACCTTGTCTCCGGCTTCTACACGCCCACGGTGGGCGACATCTACTTTGCCGGCGAGAAGATCACCGGCAAGAAGCCGCACAAGGTCACGGGCAAGGGCGTCGCCCGGACGTTTCAGAACATCCGTCTGTGGCACGACATGACCGTGCTGGATAACATCCGGGTGTCCCAGCACTACCACCTGGGCTACGGCTTCCTGGACTCGGTGCTCCGCTCGCCGCGCTACAACCGCCGCACGCAGGAGATCGACGACTGGGCGTTCGAGATTCTGGAAGCGCTGGACCTCGCCCGCTACGCCGAAGAGTTTCCCAAGAACCTGCCGTACGGCCTCCGCCGCCGTGTGGAGATAGCGCGGGCCTTGTCCACCAAGCCCAAGCTTCTGTTGCTGGACGAGCCTGCCGCCGGCCTGAACACGGCCGACCTGGATGGGCTCATCTCCCTGATCCGTTGGATCTTCGAGAAGTTCGACATTTCCATCTGGATGATCGAGCACCAGATGCAGGTCGTCATGACCCTGTGTCAGCACATCCAGGTCATCGACTTCGGCGCGACCATCGCCCAGGGATCCCCCAAGGAAATTCAGAACAACCCCGAGGTCATCCGGGCGTACCTCGGAGACGACACAATCTGA
- a CDS encoding branched-chain amino acid ABC transporter permease has translation MQKLAVPILVGALFGFFVITAATGAMNLYWQSVFMFMGINVILAASLNIINGSMGEFACGHAGFMAVGAYVSSLLSVLLFAKDKVFGAALLSPDLALPLFPVILLVGALVAAVTGLIVAIPSFKTRGDYLAIITIAANYIVKSTIENIDTIGGARGFMGMSRVTKAMEKTIDLPWMVIWVFVGTIFTIWIIRRFISSTYGKGIIAICQDEIAAEIMSVNTNKMKIVAFMLSSGLAGLAGGLFAHVLGYVNPGSFTILKSTEVMVMVYLGGMGSLSGSVMSAILFTLLLEALRPLQIIKWVVIPLMLVLLMHMRPEGIMGNRELTDVFPRLKKFTAFKK, from the coding sequence ATGCAAAAGTTAGCTGTCCCCATTCTTGTCGGCGCATTGTTCGGCTTTTTCGTGATCACCGCAGCCACGGGCGCGATGAACCTCTACTGGCAGTCGGTGTTCATGTTCATGGGCATCAACGTCATTCTCGCCGCCAGCCTGAACATCATCAACGGCAGCATGGGTGAGTTCGCGTGCGGCCACGCCGGCTTCATGGCCGTGGGTGCGTACGTCTCCTCGCTGCTGTCTGTGCTGCTGTTCGCCAAGGACAAGGTCTTTGGCGCGGCGCTGCTCAGCCCGGACCTGGCGCTGCCCCTGTTCCCGGTCATACTGCTGGTGGGCGCGCTTGTGGCGGCTGTCACCGGCCTCATCGTGGCCATCCCGTCCTTCAAGACACGCGGCGACTACCTGGCCATCATCACCATCGCGGCCAACTACATCGTCAAGTCCACCATCGAGAATATCGACACCATCGGCGGCGCGCGCGGGTTCATGGGCATGAGCCGGGTGACCAAGGCCATGGAGAAGACAATCGACCTGCCGTGGATGGTGATCTGGGTGTTCGTGGGCACCATCTTCACCATCTGGATCATCCGGCGATTCATCTCCTCTACCTATGGCAAGGGCATCATCGCCATCTGCCAGGACGAGATCGCGGCCGAGATCATGAGCGTGAACACGAACAAGATGAAGATCGTCGCGTTCATGCTCTCCTCCGGACTGGCCGGACTGGCCGGCGGGCTCTTCGCCCACGTGCTGGGCTACGTGAACCCGGGCTCGTTCACCATCCTCAAGTCCACCGAGGTCATGGTCATGGTCTACCTGGGCGGCATGGGCTCCCTCTCCGGCTCGGTGATGAGCGCCATCCTCTTCACCCTGCTGCTGGAGGCGTTGCGGCCGCTGCAAATTATCAAGTGGGTGGTCATCCCCCTCATGCTGGTGCTGCTCATGCACATGCGGCCCGAGGGTATCATGGGCAACCGCGAGCTGACGGACGTGTTCCCGCGGCTCAAGAAATTCACCGCGTTCAAGAAGTGA
- a CDS encoding branched-chain amino acid ABC transporter permease has protein sequence MLGPIIQNILNALQWGSFYSLIALGYCLVYGVLLLINFAHGDIFMVGAYIAFFVATFFLAAVGLPGWAVIVLCVPLTMALTALVGVTLERVAYRPLRRKGAHRLYVVITALMCGLILENGNLALLGASRRLFPTLVETHVYNIGGVAVTNLKIAVILVAILAFVFLETVVSRTKMGMAMRAISYDKFAIPLMGIAPDKVVVFTFVLGSSFAGLAGLMFAMSYPVLDPYMGALIGWKAFIAAVVGGIGSVRGAFAGGFLLGFVEIMVVAFFPSTYRDLIAFTILLVILTYKPTGLFGVARFQKI, from the coding sequence GTGCTCGGCCCGATTATTCAGAACATTCTCAACGCGCTGCAGTGGGGCAGCTTCTACTCGCTCATCGCGTTGGGCTACTGTCTCGTCTACGGCGTGCTCCTGCTCATCAACTTCGCCCATGGCGATATCTTCATGGTGGGCGCGTACATCGCCTTTTTCGTTGCGACATTTTTCCTCGCCGCCGTGGGGCTGCCGGGGTGGGCGGTCATCGTGCTGTGCGTACCGCTGACCATGGCGCTGACGGCGCTGGTGGGCGTCACGCTGGAGCGCGTAGCCTACCGGCCTTTGCGGCGCAAGGGCGCGCACCGTCTCTACGTGGTCATCACCGCCCTGATGTGCGGTCTGATCCTGGAGAACGGCAACCTGGCCCTGCTGGGCGCCAGCCGCCGGCTCTTCCCCACGCTGGTGGAGACGCACGTCTACAATATAGGCGGCGTGGCCGTGACCAACCTCAAGATCGCGGTCATCCTGGTGGCGATCCTGGCCTTTGTCTTCCTGGAGACGGTGGTCTCCAGAACCAAGATGGGCATGGCCATGCGCGCCATCTCCTACGACAAGTTCGCCATCCCGCTCATGGGCATCGCGCCGGACAAGGTGGTGGTGTTCACCTTCGTCCTGGGCTCGTCCTTTGCCGGCCTGGCCGGCCTGATGTTCGCCATGAGCTACCCGGTGCTGGACCCCTACATGGGCGCGCTCATCGGCTGGAAGGCCTTTATCGCGGCGGTGGTGGGCGGCATCGGCTCCGTGCGCGGCGCATTTGCCGGCGGGTTCCTGCTGGGCTTCGTGGAGATCATGGTCGTGGCGTTCTTCCCGTCCACGTACCGTGACCTCATCGCCTTCACCATCCTGCTGGTCATTCTCACCTACAAACCCACGGGGCTTTTCGGCGTGGCCCGTTTCCAGAAGATCTAG
- a CDS encoding ABC transporter substrate-binding protein: MKKILFALLASVLVFSSVAHAESIKIGFNIPLTGDIPDVGESSKNAAEMLLKQINDAGGIDVGGTKYTLEFVYEDNESKAESALSAARKLVTQDDVLGIIGPQSSKQAVPAGEAANDLETPMISPWSTNPDTTKDRPFVFRGCFLDPFQGPVVVNFASDEFGATKAAVLYDIASDYPKGLAEVFKEAWEKKHGAGSVVAFETFTTKDVDFSAQLTNIVNSDAEILFVPQYYNEVPLIVKQAQSLGWDKPIIGGDAWAGGDLMSLCGDDCKGYFFSTHYAAAGAQGATKEFIEDYKAIYDKTPDDVAALTWDSTNLMLEAIQATGGLTGDIDEDRIKVKDALGTIKDFKGITGNMTFTPEGDPIKCAVVVKINDAGEFSFYKQVCP; the protein is encoded by the coding sequence ATGAAGAAAATTCTGTTCGCGCTCCTGGCCAGTGTCCTGGTGTTTTCCAGCGTGGCGCACGCTGAGAGCATCAAGATCGGATTCAACATCCCTTTGACCGGTGACATTCCGGACGTCGGCGAGTCCTCCAAGAACGCCGCCGAGATGTTGCTGAAGCAGATCAACGACGCCGGCGGCATCGATGTCGGCGGCACGAAGTACACCCTCGAGTTCGTGTACGAGGATAACGAATCCAAGGCCGAGTCTGCGCTCTCCGCTGCTCGCAAGCTCGTCACCCAGGACGACGTCCTGGGCATCATCGGACCGCAATCCTCCAAGCAGGCCGTGCCTGCCGGCGAGGCCGCCAACGACCTGGAAACCCCGATGATTTCCCCCTGGTCCACCAACCCCGACACCACCAAGGACCGTCCCTTCGTCTTCCGCGGCTGCTTCCTCGACCCCTTCCAGGGTCCTGTGGTCGTGAACTTCGCCAGCGACGAGTTCGGCGCCACCAAGGCCGCCGTGCTGTATGACATCGCCAGCGACTATCCCAAGGGCCTGGCCGAGGTGTTCAAGGAAGCCTGGGAGAAGAAGCACGGCGCCGGCTCTGTGGTTGCCTTCGAGACCTTCACCACCAAGGACGTGGACTTCAGCGCCCAGTTGACCAATATCGTCAACTCCGACGCCGAGATCCTCTTTGTGCCCCAGTACTACAACGAGGTTCCGCTGATCGTGAAGCAGGCCCAGAGCCTGGGTTGGGACAAGCCGATCATCGGCGGCGACGCCTGGGCCGGCGGTGACCTGATGAGCCTGTGCGGCGACGACTGCAAGGGTTACTTCTTCTCTACCCACTACGCCGCTGCCGGCGCTCAGGGCGCCACCAAGGAGTTCATCGAGGACTACAAGGCCATCTACGACAAGACTCCCGACGACGTGGCCGCTCTGACCTGGGACTCCACCAACCTGATGCTCGAAGCCATCCAGGCCACCGGCGGCCTGACCGGCGACATCGACGAGGACCGCATCAAGGTCAAGGATGCGCTTGGCACCATCAAGGACTTCAAGGGCATCACCGGCAACATGACCTTCACTCCTGAAGGCGACCCCATCAAGTGCGCCGTGGTCGTGAAGATCAACGACGCGGGCGAGTTCAGCTTCTACAAGCAGGTTTGTCCGTAG
- a CDS encoding peptidylprolyl isomerase yields MVTLHTSKGDIVIELNQEKAPVTSANFLEYVRSGHYDGTIFHRVINGFMIQGGGMDAEMQERPTNEPIENEADNGLQNEAYTVAMARTQDPHSATAQFFINVADNNFLNHRNKTPQGWGYAVFGKVVEGQDVVDEIKEVPTGRKGFHEDVPTSPVVIEKAEVTGEDCE; encoded by the coding sequence ATGGTCACTTTACATACGAGCAAGGGCGATATCGTCATCGAATTGAACCAGGAGAAGGCTCCGGTCACCAGCGCCAACTTCCTGGAGTACGTCCGCAGCGGACATTACGACGGCACCATATTTCACCGCGTCATCAACGGCTTCATGATCCAGGGCGGCGGCATGGACGCCGAAATGCAGGAGCGCCCCACCAACGAGCCCATCGAGAACGAGGCCGACAACGGTCTGCAGAACGAGGCGTACACCGTGGCCATGGCGCGCACGCAGGACCCGCACTCCGCCACGGCGCAGTTCTTCATCAACGTCGCGGACAACAACTTCCTGAACCACCGCAACAAGACGCCGCAGGGCTGGGGCTACGCCGTGTTCGGCAAGGTCGTGGAAGGCCAGGACGTGGTCGATGAGATCAAAGAGGTGCCCACAGGCCGCAAGGGATTTCATGAGGATGTGCCCACCTCTCCGGTAGTGATTGAGAAGGCCGAGGTGACAGGCGAGGACTGCGAATAA
- a CDS encoding helix-turn-helix domain-containing protein, protein MSSDIIKESVANRLRAHRTRSGMSLDAAAAATGVSKAMLGQIERRESAPTIATLWKIARGLGISFSSFFPEPSPAQPDRPLFPHDPDMRVVLVFPYNPVTRMEMLRVTLKNHHLQRSLAHQIGVVEHVVPISGIIDVWYEDSWRTATPDSPIRFHADVPHAYRAVTETAVFENIICYT, encoded by the coding sequence GTGTCCTCCGATATCATCAAGGAGTCCGTAGCCAACAGGCTGCGAGCGCACCGCACGCGTTCTGGAATGAGCCTGGACGCGGCTGCTGCTGCCACCGGCGTTTCCAAGGCCATGCTCGGGCAGATCGAGCGGCGGGAGTCTGCACCGACCATCGCAACCCTGTGGAAGATCGCGCGGGGCCTGGGTATCTCCTTCTCCTCGTTCTTTCCGGAGCCCTCGCCGGCCCAACCGGACAGACCGCTTTTCCCCCACGATCCCGATATGCGCGTGGTGCTCGTCTTTCCGTATAACCCGGTCACGCGGATGGAGATGCTGCGGGTGACGTTGAAAAACCACCACCTTCAGCGTTCTTTGGCTCATCAGATAGGGGTTGTCGAGCATGTCGTTCCAATAAGCGGTATCATAGACGTATGGTACGAGGACAGCTGGCGCACGGCCACGCCGGACTCGCCCATCCGCTTCCACGCCGATGTCCCCCACGCCTACCGGGCCGTCACCGAAACGGCCGTCTTCGAGAACATCATTTGCTATACATGA
- a CDS encoding YbaK/EbsC family protein encodes MAEELSRSAQKVQEYLSKFDSSLEVMELAGSTRTAQDAADSVGCSVAQIAKSLVFQDKNSDELVLVIASGINRVDTKKIAKTTGSNLKQAKADLVKEKTGFAIGGIPPVGHAEPLKTVLDEDLQHYETIWAAAGTPFAVVKLTPELLWSLTGGTWLDVRQER; translated from the coding sequence ATGGCAGAGGAGTTGAGCAGGAGCGCACAGAAGGTGCAGGAGTATCTATCGAAGTTCGACAGCTCCCTTGAGGTCATGGAGCTGGCCGGCTCCACACGCACAGCCCAGGACGCCGCAGACAGCGTGGGCTGCAGTGTTGCGCAGATAGCCAAGTCACTGGTCTTTCAGGATAAGAATTCCGATGAGCTGGTGTTGGTCATCGCTTCGGGCATCAACCGCGTGGACACGAAGAAGATCGCCAAGACCACCGGCAGCAACCTGAAGCAGGCCAAGGCCGATCTCGTCAAGGAGAAGACAGGCTTCGCCATCGGCGGCATTCCGCCGGTTGGCCATGCCGAGCCGCTGAAGACCGTGCTCGACGAGGACCTCCAGCACTACGAGACGATCTGGGCCGCGGCCGGAACGCCCTTCGCCGTGGTCAAGCTCACACCGGAGCTGCTGTGGAGCCTGACTGGCGGAACGTGGCTGGACGTCCGGCAGGAGCGGTAA
- a CDS encoding WbuC family cupin fold metalloprotein, protein MTARRINPYATISDHERWTSVDPALMAAKAAAAAANPRRREIHVLHAGDDDPLQRMLNAMQPGTYIRPHRHLHPAKSETFIVLTGRAGFVLWEDDTPDLNSAGYVLLGRDHGSYVVDIRPGVWHGLVCLAPDTVLFEVKNGPYAPHSDKDFAPWAPEPNTPEAVAYVKELEQRFL, encoded by the coding sequence ATGACCGCACGACGCATCAACCCGTACGCGACCATATCTGACCATGAACGCTGGACCAGCGTGGACCCGGCGCTGATGGCCGCCAAGGCGGCAGCCGCCGCAGCTAACCCACGCCGCCGCGAGATCCATGTGCTCCACGCCGGGGACGACGACCCGCTGCAGCGCATGCTCAACGCCATGCAGCCTGGAACGTACATCCGGCCGCACCGCCATCTGCATCCGGCCAAGTCCGAGACCTTCATCGTGCTCACCGGCCGGGCCGGGTTCGTACTCTGGGAGGACGATACGCCGGACCTGAACAGCGCCGGTTACGTGCTGCTCGGTCGCGACCACGGCTCATACGTCGTGGATATCCGGCCTGGCGTCTGGCACGGCCTTGTCTGCCTGGCGCCGGATACCGTGCTCTTCGAGGTCAAAAACGGCCCGTACGCGCCCCACTCGGACAAGGACTTCGCGCCCTGGGCCCCAGAGCCAAACACGCCCGAGGCGGTGGCTTATGTGAAGGAGCTGGAGCAGCGGTTTTTGTGA
- a CDS encoding methyl-accepting chemotaxis protein, whose product MLRPAQIAFHNKLLLGTIASVTLAIACLTAANLFQVDRSLKSLGRTSIKSFADSVSAMMDMQTMLLRDKAKADLAFMAKTIYSMGFPALNQMTTVDMSVADQDSDASDSVTMPALEISGTLVTGNATMADLIKNKMASEATFFQFDNDRLVRVSTSIPNKDGSDAAGSAIPADDPIAKALLAGETYSGIVQEPDGWYQSAYMPLKDFSERIIGAIAVGREVVTPEFRRIIAAQKIGGKGHGFIFTEDGALVSHPTRQGQNLADEPYWKEFQATRDGLVEFEQDGVPMAAYLKYFEPWRMTYAFAMPISDMAHGLDEKLTLIGSVLAVVAIVLVVVVILLVVRIATRPLRELSDYTKAVSDGHYDAEIEYEANDVIARTISSTQDMVSDLKAKLGFAQGVLGGVTLPAAVVDKDGAVTWANRQMLDMLKKSGNPEDYAGQSFGDMVFGDGSRRTLSHRAMDEGRQMHDVMELDLPALGMRTVDVTTTPFRDMDGNLLGTLTVWYDLTDITQQRLRIEEQNKTIAEAAKRADGIAEELNQAAMTLSSRAEVARNGADRQRSRSSENSLSMERMNESVVLIAQSASNASLTAEDAKSHAQNGANLVSRVAEVFQTLKAHSGELEQSHTELSTLAHNVGSIISVIQDIADQTNLLALNAAIEAARAGEAGRGFAVVADEVRKLAEKTMNATSDVGRVITDIQNGTKRNSEATEVAINSVVESGSLVDESRSSLEAIVAMSEETAGQIQAIATTAEEQSSVSDAVNQATSEIETISADVANAMDESTQAIQELTDLSGQLKTLIATMRGQAA is encoded by the coding sequence ATGCTGCGACCCGCACAGATTGCCTTCCACAACAAGCTGCTCCTCGGCACCATCGCGTCCGTAACCCTGGCCATCGCCTGCCTCACCGCGGCAAACCTCTTCCAGGTGGATCGCTCCCTGAAGAGCCTGGGTCGGACCTCCATCAAGTCCTTTGCCGACAGCGTGAGCGCCATGATGGACATGCAGACCATGCTCCTGCGAGACAAGGCCAAGGCCGACCTCGCGTTCATGGCCAAGACCATCTACTCCATGGGCTTTCCCGCGCTGAACCAGATGACCACGGTCGACATGAGTGTGGCCGACCAGGACAGCGACGCGTCCGACAGTGTCACCATGCCCGCGCTGGAGATCTCCGGTACGCTGGTCACCGGCAACGCCACCATGGCCGACCTCATCAAGAACAAGATGGCCAGCGAGGCGACCTTTTTCCAGTTCGACAACGACCGCCTCGTACGCGTCTCCACCTCCATCCCCAACAAGGACGGCAGCGACGCCGCGGGCAGCGCCATTCCCGCGGACGATCCCATCGCCAAGGCCCTGCTCGCCGGCGAGACGTACTCCGGCATAGTCCAGGAGCCGGACGGCTGGTACCAGTCCGCCTACATGCCACTCAAGGATTTCTCGGAGCGAATCATCGGGGCCATCGCCGTGGGCCGGGAGGTGGTCACGCCCGAGTTCCGGCGCATCATCGCCGCGCAGAAGATCGGCGGCAAAGGGCACGGCTTCATCTTCACCGAGGACGGGGCGCTGGTCAGCCATCCCACGCGCCAGGGCCAGAACCTGGCCGACGAGCCGTACTGGAAGGAGTTCCAGGCCACCAGGGACGGGCTTGTGGAGTTCGAGCAGGACGGCGTGCCCATGGCCGCCTACCTTAAATACTTCGAACCCTGGCGCATGACCTACGCCTTTGCCATGCCCATTTCCGACATGGCCCACGGCCTGGACGAGAAGCTGACGCTCATCGGCTCGGTGCTCGCCGTGGTAGCCATCGTGCTGGTCGTTGTGGTCATCCTGCTTGTGGTGCGCATAGCCACCCGGCCGCTGCGCGAGCTTTCCGACTACACCAAGGCCGTGTCTGACGGGCACTACGACGCCGAAATCGAGTACGAAGCAAACGACGTCATCGCCCGGACCATCTCCTCTACCCAGGACATGGTAAGTGACCTGAAGGCCAAGCTGGGCTTTGCTCAGGGCGTGCTGGGCGGCGTCACGCTGCCGGCCGCCGTTGTGGACAAGGACGGCGCCGTCACCTGGGCCAACCGCCAGATGCTCGATATGCTCAAAAAAAGCGGCAATCCCGAGGATTACGCCGGACAATCATTCGGCGATATGGTCTTTGGCGACGGCTCGCGCCGAACGCTCTCCCACCGCGCCATGGACGAAGGCCGCCAGATGCACGATGTGATGGAGCTGGACCTGCCAGCCCTGGGCATGCGCACCGTGGATGTGACCACCACGCCCTTCCGCGATATGGACGGCAACCTGCTCGGCACGCTCACTGTCTGGTACGACCTCACGGACATCACGCAGCAGCGCCTGCGCATCGAGGAGCAGAACAAGACCATTGCCGAAGCGGCCAAGCGCGCCGACGGCATTGCCGAGGAATTGAACCAGGCGGCCATGACCCTTTCCTCCCGCGCGGAGGTGGCCAGAAACGGAGCCGACCGCCAGCGCTCCAGGTCCAGTGAGAACTCCCTGTCCATGGAGCGCATGAACGAGTCCGTGGTGCTCATCGCGCAGTCCGCCTCCAACGCCTCGCTCACGGCCGAGGACGCCAAATCACACGCGCAGAACGGCGCCAATCTCGTGTCCCGCGTGGCCGAGGTGTTCCAGACGCTCAAGGCGCACTCCGGCGAGCTGGAGCAGAGCCACACCGAGCTTTCCACCCTGGCGCACAATGTGGGCTCCATCATTTCGGTAATCCAGGACATCGCGGACCAGACCAACCTGCTGGCCTTGAACGCGGCCATCGAGGCGGCTCGGGCCGGCGAGGCAGGCCGAGGATTCGCCGTTGTTGCGGACGAAGTGCGCAAGCTGGCCGAAAAGACCATGAACGCCACAAGCGACGTGGGCCGCGTGATCACTGACATCCAGAACGGGACAAAGCGCAACTCGGAGGCGACCGAGGTGGCCATCAACTCGGTGGTGGAGTCCGGCTCCCTGGTGGACGAGTCCCGCTCCTCCCTGGAGGCCATCGTGGCCATGAGCGAGGAGACGGCCGGGCAGATCCAGGCCATCGCCACTACGGCCGAGGAGCAGTCCTCTGTGTCCGACGCCGTGAACCAGGCCACCAGCGAGATCGAAACCATTTCCGCGGACGTGGCCAACGCCATGGACGAGTCCACCCAGGCCATTCAGGAGCTGACTGACCTGTCCGGACAGCTCAAGACGCTCATCGCGACCATGCGCGGGCAGGCGGCCTGA